CGTGCCAGTATCAAAACAATTGCAGACAGACAACAGGCAGCAATAGAACTCTGCAGAACAATAGAACGTTTCTTGGTGGAATATAGATACACGGCGTAGGCGAGGCTTTGGCAGTTTTCATCCATTTCCCAAGTGCTAAAGTATTGTGAATAATGTAGGCAGCTCTCTCGCCTAAAGGCGAGCGCATGGTGCCATACTGGTAATGCTGGCCAGTAAATGGCAGAAGCAAACCTTCAACAAGCCCACACACCGTGCTGCATCGAATCATTGTGTCTGATGTTGTACTAAATTTCGTTGgctatatgtatgtgtgcacaCTATAGCATTCGTGACATAAGTAGTAACTAACGACATTCTATGGTTCTCTCACATTTCATTCCAACCATGTTTCAacccgacaaaaaaaaacaggaaaagatAAATTAGGAGTGCCAGCCTCCGAACCCGTGCGACTGGTGTTGGAATGCGACGGCACACAGGTGGAGGATGGCGAATACTTCAGGACGTTAGCGAACAATACGGTACTACTCCTATTGCGACAAGGTGAACGCTggtaccctactggtgtggaTGTAATTAAGGCTGGTAAGTAAAGGCTGggttgtggggtttttttttttatttgctttgacagatggtttcattttttaaacatttttttcttcctttctctcattttctccgtctctccctctctcacaCGTTCACACACGCCTATCCTTCTATCAAAAATTTCGGCCATAATGCACCGGTAGCAATATCAGCAATACCAAAGATCGTTTGCGAAACTATACATGCATTGGAGCTGCAGGATGAAACACCCTCCTGGAAGATTATGGATAACAAGGGTCGAGTCACAGTTGTGTTGCATTGGGATCAACGGCAGGGCGGTGGCCAAGGTGGTGGCGGCAGTAGCAGTAGCGGTGGGCCCGGTTCCGGTGTCGGTTTAAGCAACGGTCCGACGTCGGACAAATTTTCCCCGTCGAAGAAAAGCCTCTCGACGCAAAACTCGATCGACAAATCGTCCGTCTCGAGCCAGCCCCGTTTCCCGAGCCCCCAGATTACCGTCATCAATCACGATGATCCACAGTCGCAGATGTATCATTCGGCGAGGCGCCTCTCGAAGCAGGGCGGTTCGTTCGACAGTGCGGTCGGTGCGGTGCACGTGCACACGCCCGAGTGTGCGCACCATGCGCATATGCCTACGCGTGCCGGCAGTCCCGGTGCGACCGAGTGTGACTTTCACTGTTGCGCACTGCACGAGGAGGGCAGAAAGATTGCGGTGCACAAGAATGTGGCCACATCGCCGATACAGGACGGTTCCGCTAGCCCGCAGCCACCGCCCAGCAGCATGTCGGACAGCCGGCGCACGTCCACGACCAAGGGTCACGTGCGGTTTCTGGACATTGGACCGGAGCGGGACAGTTCCGAGAGCGAAACGGAGAACACCGTCATGGAGGATGAAACCGTGACGTCCGAGAAGTTTCTGCTGCTGATCGATCAGCTGTCGGTGGATCAGAAGCGGCACCTGAGCATCAAGGATATCGGCATCATACTCGAGCGGCTCAGCTCGAAGATACTGGACGTGGAGCGGTTGGACCGCGAGAGTGAGTCGGACGATTGCTACAACTGGACGATCAAGGCAACGATACGTGGCGATGCGCTGCGCGAGCTAGGTGTTATTTATAATGGAAACTATTACGCAATATCAGAGCATCCGGGCTACAAGGAGGAGAACGAGGAAAACGGCGAGGATGCGGAGGAGGAAGATGAGGATAGattataaaagaaataagggtgaagagaaaaaaaaaacaaacaaacaaaatacatccGCGTTTTGCATTCGATTGCGCTAAGTTAGAATAATCCAGTACCGCCACCGAAACGcattctgtgtgtgtgtgtgtgtttgtgtatgtgggCACATTGAAAGCGTGTGAACGTTTCATCGAGATGTTCCGATACTACAGAGCCCATCACGAGACAGTGTTCCGGGACCGGGATGCCCGATAGGTGATTATCTTTGTATTTAGGGCCGCACGACGCGGGAACCTAGTAGTAGACGTATGATCGTCACTCACACGCGAGCGCTCGTTCACTCATTAGGGGCAGCAGAACGATCGCCCACTCACTCGATCGAAtaatatttgttaatttttattttattttttttttggaaccgaAAGCGGAAACGGAAATACTAGACATTTAGCTGTGTGCGTGGCACGCGCGCGCGCTTGTGTGCCGAAAAGTTTTGTACCCTTTGGAGAGTTGGTGGGGAAACTGCCGGAGCTAGAATGAATGACAGCATCCCACAAGAGACAGTCAGACACTCTCGTGAACACTTCTTCCTCAAAAAACACGtagcaaaactaaaaacaaagaaaaagaaaacaagagcACATCCCAACTACTACTGTGTAGCATTTTGTAATGGCGTACGATTCCTTTTATGGCGGTGATCGGTCGGTACCGATCGTTGTAAGTTGGTTTGCCGGGCATTGATGTAATGTGGGCGGAATGGAGCGAAATAGtgccaaaataaaacaaaacaaaacaaaaaaaaaacaatgtcacTGGAAGCGTTTAAATGGCACAACAGTAACGTACGTGTTGCATAACGTGCACCAAGTTATCCACCAAGTGCAGTTCAGTTCCAGATGCTGGATGGAGCATCACACAGCAGGTAACGAAGATGAAGAAGCAGAAAGAAAACTTTGGTTACACtagttcaaacaaacaaacaaacaaaaaaaacaagtaatttAATACACAAATACACAGGACAAAACTGGGCCTGTTGCAGCGCCAGAGTGAGAACTCGTtaagatataaaataaaaaaaatcgaataaaatcCTAaccatgataaaaaaaaacaaacaaacaaactaaacgATGCACTGCACGCCATAATCGCCCCACAAATGTAAGgcatcaacaacaaacaaaaatattccccACCCTTGCATACCCTCTCCTCATTCCATATCCCATCCTAAATGTAGACGTAAcacaaattgcaaaacaaaatgtgtgGTGAGTAGAGAGCAGGTGGATgacaaaagtttttaaaaaaacgctGCCACTTTACGaaagtaaataagaaaaatcgaacaatAGTGAAACGAATGAAGTGTTTATGTGTAAGCAAAAACCAGAACAAactacataaaacaaaagacagagaaaaaaacgcacacacacacagccggaTCATCAAACACGATAGACATCAACGTTTGATTAAATTAGAGTAACCATAACAGGTAAATGCAACGTTATAAGGAGCTgcaaatcacaaaacaaatcgaaaaagagaagaagaacaggacaaaaacaacaacaaaagagaaaaaaaacaaccgcacATCACTGTAATCATTACTTAGGACAGaaaataacgaaacaaaagaagaagaagccaaaaaaaagtattactaAACTCTGTGGCGAAGTGGTAGATTGTAAGGATAAAACgaagcaattaaattaaaaaaaggaaaaaagtcaAACTTTAAAACTGGCACcgtgaaagaacaaaaaaaaaacaaaacaaaatatcgtAAACGGATATGTACGGTCGAATTAGCTtattattaaaagaaacaaacaaacaaacaaaaaacaagtataaatcattcattcattccaaCCGGAACGGCGGTCGGCTGtatcgcaaacaaaaacctgtAGCAGGGAAGATAAACATGCGAATGCAACTATGGACAATTTCAAGGAAAAACTAGGATAAAAAGAGCCGTAATAGATTAGATTTATTTGTAAAGTAGTGAAGAGAGCAAAAGGGGTGGAAAAGCACAGAGTGGAAAGTTTAGAGTGGATTGaacatttgcaaaaagaaGCAGTCCGCCAATGCATCTAAATCGATGATAGAGTTTgcgttaaaaatttcaaatgatCACTCACCCATACCAGCGTACACAGCGCCAGAGGACGGATAGTTAGAATGTGaacggataaaaaaaaaaacaaccataaacataaaacaaaaaccccataGGGCAGACAAGTTGTGATGCTCGCAAGTAAaaatacacccacacacacacttacacctaacaataataaaaaaaaacacacatttaattGCAAACGTTTAGCAACGATTAGTAGACGCGTCccagatatatatatataaaaaaaacagttgttaTAATGAGTGAAACATACCTACAGTTGAAACACTAAAGTGAGAGaagtaagaaaacaaaacaaaaacaaaaaaacacgcgtaataacaaaaccaaaaacggtaattttcaataataaaaGTAGAGAAAGTTCAGCAACCATTGCTTTTGGCAAGGTGACAAATGGATATACGCAACAGAACAGAACCAGAACATGATAAACTATGGGAATCTGATGATAATCGAAAACAGCCCCTTCCTTCCCCTTCCCATCCCTTACAATATTAACTCAtcttaaaagaagaaaacaaaactaaaacaaaagcgaacgtTCTACTGCACCAAACAATCCACATGAATTTAAACGAAAGATCTAAAAACGAATAAACTACAAAAGGTAACACAACcaacacaaagcaaaaaagcaagctatagtaaaagaagaagaagaaaaaacacttgtGTTGTAGAATGAATTAGAACAAAAGCAGAAGAAGTGCACGCAAAACACGCACGCaggcaaaacacaacacaacagtgaaccaaaacaacaaaagagaaTACATTCAAAGAAAAACCAACCTTCCCCTCCCCTGTACGGATGCGCAACGTTGGCGCATAGAAGGCGCGGACGGGAAggctgaaaagaaaaaccagacacgttttggggtgaaataatatatattatattattgcTAATGAGCATTAGGAGCGAAGATGTTATCATCTTACACAGAGATaatccccgtttttttttttggaagatcaTTGCTACAATGGGCAACATTTGTTGATCGGTCGTGTACGaataaaatagaacaaaaattgCAATAATCATCTACGGTCGTCAACGGATGTTTTAGGTGCGCTGCATACCGGATTCGGCGAACTCGGTATAAGgtggaagtgtgtgtgtgtgtgtgcgtatgtttgtgtgtttgtgtgcgtgtgaaccgggttttgtgttgtgccatgacttttttaatgcttctcAATCAGCCATTcacacacgcaacacacatacagaacaAGAAACGTTGAAATGGCGGTTGAAATGGATTCGAAATAAATCAACAACATGAAAAACACGAGCGATATAGTATATTAGTGTATTAGTGCAAAATACACATTGCACCTTATGCTGTGTATGTACGTTATGCATGCACATGTGTATATTTATATGTGTagatgtacgtgtgtgtgtgtcgttgggGAAAGAAGACTGGGGAAGGGATTGTGTGCCACACGCGGTTTACTATTTGACGAATTGACAGTAGATAGTACAAGTCAATagaatttgaattttgttagcatctccttcacacacacatacacacgtacacaaacacacatacacacattcaatAATTCGACTACTAAGAGATAGGTGTGCTCCCTTCAGGCACAACTTCTTCCCATTTCCACCCTGATTTTGCCTATCGTTGTGTCGTTTGTGTactatatatgtgtgtgtgtgagtgtgtaagTGAATCGTTTTAAATCAATCGTGATTTATTTGTCACCCATACACCGTACCTGTGGTTGTTAGTGATTGAAGTAGTCACGCGAAGGCTAAGTATCCGTTTTTGCGCATGGAAAACCGCCCCCGGGTTTTGAGTAATCTAATGGCGCCATTCTTAGTAGTCTTTTGAGTTTAAACGTTGGAGTTCACTGCTCGAACATGGATCgagttattttaatattaactGGCCTGAACAATTGCCCGCCAACAGCCAACATGGATTG
The DNA window shown above is from Anopheles funestus chromosome 3RL, idAnoFuneDA-416_04, whole genome shotgun sequence and carries:
- the LOC125768551 gene encoding uncharacterized protein LOC125768551 isoform X1; amino-acid sequence: MWSAALCTLGVSKPIWGCNCLNFRQGMSVESRGKRPLKIWDSWRNVRKGLVVGSFEELIVRGKDKLGVPASEPVRLVLECDGTQVEDGEYFRTLANNTVLLLLRQGERWYPTGVDVIKAAISAIPKIVCETIHALELQDETPSWKIMDNKGRVTVVLHWDQRQGGGQGGGGSSSSGGPGSGVGLSNGPTSDKFSPSKKSLSTQNSIDKSSVSSQPRFPSPQITVINHDDPQSQMYHSARRLSKQGGSFDSAVGAVHVHTPECAHHAHMPTRAGSPGATECDFHCCALHEEGRKIAVHKNVATSPIQDGSASPQPPPSSMSDSRRTSTTKGHVRFLDIGPERDSSESETENTVMEDETVTSEKFLLLIDQLSVDQKRHLSIKDIGIILERLSSKILDVERLDRESESDDCYNWTIKATIRGDALRELGVIYNGNYYAISEHPGYKEENEENGEDAEEEDEDRL
- the LOC125768551 gene encoding uncharacterized protein LOC125768551 isoform X2 produces the protein MAREESRGKRPLKIWDSWRNVRKGLVVGSFEELIVRGKDKLGVPASEPVRLVLECDGTQVEDGEYFRTLANNTVLLLLRQGERWYPTGVDVIKAAISAIPKIVCETIHALELQDETPSWKIMDNKGRVTVVLHWDQRQGGGQGGGGSSSSGGPGSGVGLSNGPTSDKFSPSKKSLSTQNSIDKSSVSSQPRFPSPQITVINHDDPQSQMYHSARRLSKQGGSFDSAVGAVHVHTPECAHHAHMPTRAGSPGATECDFHCCALHEEGRKIAVHKNVATSPIQDGSASPQPPPSSMSDSRRTSTTKGHVRFLDIGPERDSSESETENTVMEDETVTSEKFLLLIDQLSVDQKRHLSIKDIGIILERLSSKILDVERLDRESESDDCYNWTIKATIRGDALRELGVIYNGNYYAISEHPGYKEENEENGEDAEEEDEDRL